The Pusillibacter faecalis genome has a window encoding:
- a CDS encoding Nif3-like dinuclear metal center hexameric protein — MPTVQEIEQRLFQLAPRESAMDWDNVGHLLGSPEQEVTRILVALDITEAVADEAIAEGCQLIVAHHPVMNCKWLPVQTIRSDTPQGHLLMKLLTHDICVICMHTNLDAAEGGVNDCLASVLELIDPGPLRGEAGLCRMGNLSAPLMLPDFIRHVSKALNCNGIRYADAGRPVYQVAVGGGACGDFESAAIAAGCDTFITSDLNYHQFLDAAGKGINLIDAGHFPTEDPVCRKLVAYLKAQFSQITVHKSASHREVIQYYVEGE; from the coding sequence ATGCCAACGGTCCAGGAAATTGAACAGCGGCTTTTTCAGTTGGCTCCCCGTGAGAGCGCCATGGACTGGGACAATGTAGGTCACTTGTTGGGCTCTCCAGAGCAAGAGGTCACTCGTATTCTGGTGGCATTGGATATCACAGAGGCTGTGGCCGATGAGGCAATCGCTGAAGGGTGTCAGCTGATTGTAGCGCATCACCCTGTCATGAATTGTAAATGGTTGCCTGTGCAGACAATCCGAAGTGATACACCGCAGGGACACCTATTGATGAAGCTGCTAACACATGATATTTGCGTGATTTGTATGCACACCAATCTGGATGCAGCTGAGGGAGGTGTGAACGATTGTCTAGCATCTGTGCTGGAGCTGATCGACCCTGGACCCTTGAGAGGTGAGGCAGGGTTGTGCCGCATGGGTAACTTGTCTGCGCCGCTGATGCTGCCCGATTTTATTAGGCATGTTTCAAAGGCTTTGAACTGCAATGGCATCCGCTATGCAGATGCTGGTCGGCCGGTTTACCAGGTTGCGGTAGGCGGCGGGGCCTGCGGAGATTTTGAGAGCGCCGCTATTGCTGCCGGCTGTGACACTTTTATTACCTCAGACCTGAACTATCATCAGTTTCTGGATGCGGCGGGAAAGGGAATCAACCTCATTGATGCAGGGCACTTCCCAACAGAGGACCCAGTCTGTAGAAAGTTGGTAGCATACCTGAAAGCTCAGTTTTCCCAGATTACTGTTCATAAATCCGCTTCTCATCGAGAAGTGATTCAATATTACGTAGAAGGAGAATAA
- a CDS encoding DUF1858 domain-containing protein, whose product MINITKDTIIGDILDIAPQTAPIFLSIGMHCLGCGASRGETVEEACAVHGVDVEKLLKLVNEEANKAQ is encoded by the coding sequence ATGATCAACATCACAAAAGACACCATTATTGGTGACATTCTGGATATTGCACCTCAGACTGCACCGATTTTTCTGTCCATTGGTATGCATTGTCTGGGTTGCGGGGCTTCTCGCGGTGAAACCGTGGAGGAGGCCTGTGCTGTTCACGGTGTAGACGTAGAGAAGCTGTTGAAGCTGGTAAATGAAGAGGCGAACAAGGCCCAGTAA
- a CDS encoding YebC/PmpR family DNA-binding transcriptional regulator, with product MSGHSKWHNIQKTKGAADAKRSAAFTKIAKEIIVAVKEGGSGDPNNNSRLATVIAKAKAVNMPNDNIKRTIDKALGAGSTENYEAVTYEGYGPGGVAVIVEALTDNRQRTAPEVRHAFDKCNGNMGAQGCVSWSFDKKGVIVIDNEDGELDEDTVMMDALESGAADFEADGPALEITCDPDAFNNVVKVLEEKGYSFISAQVEMVPQNYITLSGEGDLKNMQKLVDMLEDNDDVQNVWHNWDNE from the coding sequence ATGTCCGGACATTCCAAATGGCATAATATTCAAAAAACAAAGGGGGCCGCAGATGCCAAGCGCAGTGCCGCCTTTACCAAAATTGCAAAGGAGATCATTGTTGCCGTCAAGGAGGGGGGCTCCGGTGATCCCAACAATAACTCCCGTCTAGCAACAGTCATCGCCAAGGCGAAAGCAGTGAATATGCCTAATGACAATATTAAACGTACTATCGACAAGGCTTTAGGTGCCGGCAGTACGGAAAACTATGAGGCGGTCACATACGAAGGTTATGGTCCTGGTGGTGTAGCCGTCATCGTAGAAGCACTGACTGACAACCGCCAGCGTACCGCGCCGGAAGTGCGCCACGCCTTTGACAAGTGCAATGGTAACATGGGTGCCCAAGGGTGTGTCAGTTGGTCCTTTGACAAAAAGGGTGTCATTGTCATCGACAACGAAGATGGAGAGCTGGACGAGGATACTGTGATGATGGATGCGCTGGAGTCTGGAGCAGCAGATTTTGAAGCAGATGGTCCGGCTTTGGAAATCACTTGTGATCCAGATGCGTTCAACAATGTTGTGAAGGTGCTGGAGGAAAAGGGATATAGCTTTATCAGTGCCCAGGTTGAAATGGTTCCCCAGAACTATATCACTCTCTCTGGTGAGGGAGACCTGAAAAACATGCAAAAACTTGTTGACATGCTGGAGGACAATGATGACGTGCAGAATGTCTGGCATAACTGGGATAACGAATAA
- a CDS encoding tRNA (adenine(22)-N(1))-methyltransferase gives MARGLELTPRLRRLADWVPLGTRLADIGTDHAYLPVWLVLEGQVASAIASDLRPGPLQRAKETAKTYGTEIDCRLCNGLTCITPDEVDTIVIAGMGGETIAAILSAAPWTAMGHHTLLLQPMTRSEALRLFLMDHGYAIKREALVLDRGTIYPCMEVIAGQMRLSTGQLWGGAFLRQDPLGDTYIIQKIIRLQSAIAGLRHSERPDDYEKADRLREIVTALLSMREEWRHANGPGN, from the coding sequence TTGGCCAGGGGATTGGAGTTGACGCCCCGGTTACGGAGGCTGGCTGATTGGGTGCCTCTAGGTACCAGACTTGCAGATATCGGTACTGACCATGCCTATCTGCCTGTGTGGTTGGTATTGGAGGGCCAGGTGGCATCTGCCATTGCGAGTGATCTGCGGCCCGGCCCGCTTCAGCGGGCAAAGGAGACTGCCAAAACATATGGTACTGAGATCGACTGCCGTTTATGTAATGGATTAACCTGTATCACACCAGACGAGGTAGATACCATTGTGATAGCCGGTATGGGCGGTGAAACTATTGCGGCGATTCTATCAGCGGCTCCTTGGACGGCGATGGGACATCATACGCTGTTATTACAGCCGATGACTCGCAGCGAAGCGCTCCGGCTTTTCTTAATGGACCATGGCTATGCGATCAAACGGGAAGCCCTTGTGCTGGACCGCGGCACCATATACCCATGTATGGAGGTTATCGCGGGGCAAATGCGGCTTTCCACAGGACAGCTATGGGGCGGTGCGTTTCTCCGGCAGGACCCTCTGGGTGATACTTACATAATTCAAAAAATTATTCGTCTACAGAGTGCTATTGCAGGATTGAGACATTCAGAGCGGCCGGATGACTATGAAAAAGCGGACAGATTGCGAGAGATTGTTACCGCATTATTGTCTATGAGAGAGGAGTGGCGCCATGCCAACGGTCCAGGAAATTGA
- the ruvB gene encoding Holliday junction branch migration DNA helicase RuvB — MSIDFGSDIYEEPIVTKTFLQEDAQEGSLRPKTLREYIGQEKAKDNLSIFIQAAQKRGEALDHVLLHGPPGLGKTTLAGIIAQEMGVNIRITSGPAIEKPGDLAALLTNLNEGDILFVDEIHRLNRSVEEILYPAMEDYVLDIIVGKGPSANSIRLDLPKFTLIGATTRAGQLSAPLRDRFGVTLRLELYTPEELARIVTRSAGILDVDIVPEGAYEVARRSRGTPRIANRMLRRVRDFAQVKADGIITKSVADEALCALEIDYLGLDPIDRRMLEAIIENYGGGPVGLETLAATIGEESVTLEDVYEPYLMQLGFLTRTPRGRCVTQKAYQHLHMPVPGGMAAENPMEQLSL, encoded by the coding sequence TTGAGCATTGATTTTGGAAGCGACATCTATGAGGAGCCGATTGTGACCAAGACCTTCCTGCAGGAAGACGCCCAGGAGGGATCTCTGCGGCCCAAGACGCTGCGGGAATATATCGGCCAGGAGAAGGCCAAGGACAATTTGTCCATTTTTATTCAGGCCGCCCAAAAACGTGGAGAGGCCCTGGACCATGTGTTGCTCCACGGCCCCCCAGGCTTAGGGAAGACGACGCTGGCTGGCATCATCGCACAGGAAATGGGCGTGAATATCCGTATTACCTCCGGCCCCGCTATTGAAAAGCCCGGAGATTTGGCGGCTCTTCTGACCAATTTAAATGAAGGTGATATTCTCTTTGTAGACGAGATTCATCGCCTCAACCGCTCCGTTGAGGAAATTCTGTATCCCGCCATGGAGGATTATGTCTTAGACATTATTGTGGGAAAGGGGCCATCTGCAAACTCAATCCGGTTGGACTTACCCAAGTTTACCCTCATTGGTGCTACCACCCGTGCAGGTCAACTATCAGCTCCTTTGCGGGATCGTTTCGGTGTGACGCTACGTTTGGAGCTTTACACACCGGAGGAACTGGCCAGGATCGTCACACGTTCCGCCGGGATTCTGGATGTGGATATCGTGCCAGAGGGCGCCTATGAGGTTGCTCGCCGGAGCCGTGGTACCCCACGCATCGCCAACCGGATGCTACGCCGGGTGCGGGATTTTGCCCAGGTGAAAGCCGATGGAATTATTACCAAGAGCGTGGCGGATGAGGCTCTGTGCGCCCTGGAAATAGACTACCTGGGACTGGACCCTATTGACCGGCGCATGCTGGAAGCGATCATTGAAAACTATGGAGGCGGTCCTGTCGGTTTGGAAACTCTGGCGGCTACCATTGGCGAGGAGTCGGTGACATTGGAGGATGTCTATGAGCCGTACCTCATGCAGCTTGGCTTTCTGACCCGGACGCCTAGAGGACGCTGTGTCACGCAAAAAGCATATCAGCACTTGCACATGCCGGTTCCAGGCGGTATGGCGGCAGAAAACCCAATGGAACAGCTTTCTCTTTGA
- a CDS encoding zinc-ribbon domain containing protein, whose product MYEDKTLVCKECGQEFVFTAGEQEFYAERGFQNEPQRCKACRDARKNAARGPREYFTAVCAACGGEARVPFEPKSDRPVYCSECFAKMREQG is encoded by the coding sequence ATGTACGAAGACAAGACTTTAGTGTGCAAAGAGTGCGGCCAGGAATTTGTGTTCACCGCTGGTGAGCAGGAATTTTACGCAGAGCGCGGTTTCCAAAATGAGCCCCAGCGCTGCAAGGCTTGCCGCGATGCGCGCAAGAATGCCGCCCGCGGCCCTCGTGAGTATTTCACGGCTGTTTGTGCCGCTTGCGGTGGTGAGGCGAGAGTTCCCTTTGAGCCCAAGTCTGACCGCCCTGTCTACTGCAGCGAGTGCTTCGCGAAGATGCGTGAGCAGGGCTAA
- a CDS encoding sigma-70 family RNA polymerase sigma factor, whose amino-acid sequence MIYKSYENFTKDPQLLSDEELCTLASAGDRIAEETLVTRYNRLVRTCARPFFLAGGDSEDLTQEGMVGLIKAVREFDAEKEATFRTFAEICIRNRLYSVLRAAAREKHKALNQSISLDTPYFDSNSYTSGTNHLEQRNPEDFIIDREHTAALLSGVRKQLSEFEAKILEYYLDGLSCREIAELVGKPPKSVDNAVQRIRRKVAQQLFSGDVSRS is encoded by the coding sequence ATGATATATAAATCTTATGAGAATTTTACCAAAGATCCTCAGCTTTTATCAGATGAAGAGCTCTGTACTCTGGCCTCTGCTGGAGACCGTATAGCAGAAGAAACTCTGGTTACACGGTATAATCGTCTGGTTCGTACTTGTGCACGCCCGTTTTTTTTAGCAGGCGGAGACAGTGAGGATTTAACCCAGGAGGGGATGGTAGGTCTCATTAAAGCAGTTCGAGAATTTGATGCTGAAAAAGAGGCAACTTTTCGAACCTTTGCAGAAATCTGCATTCGCAATCGGCTGTATTCGGTTCTCCGTGCTGCGGCGCGGGAAAAACATAAGGCCTTAAATCAGTCGATTTCTCTGGATACTCCCTACTTTGACAGCAATTCCTACACCTCTGGAACCAATCATCTGGAGCAGCGCAATCCGGAAGATTTTATTATCGACCGGGAACATACGGCGGCCCTCTTATCTGGAGTCCGGAAACAGTTGTCCGAATTTGAAGCAAAGATTTTGGAGTACTATTTAGACGGTCTTTCATGCAGGGAAATTGCCGAACTGGTCGGCAAGCCTCCAAAGTCCGTGGACAACGCTGTGCAGCGTATCCGACGCAAGGTGGCACAGCAGCTTTTTTCCGGCGATGTCAGCAGAAGCTGA
- a CDS encoding amidase domain-containing protein, translated as MRFAANYDRNAVVLYAHQWAYGRNPAFYDYEHLGGDCTNFASQCVFAGSGVMNFTPTFGWYYIDSNQKAPAWTGVPYFYNFLTRQGRSVGPMGRDSTMEEIRPGDIIQLSFSGEAFQHSPVVVSVGDPITPENILVAAHSYDADNRPLATYEYRDIRFIHIEGTMLP; from the coding sequence ATGCGCTTTGCGGCAAACTATGATCGAAACGCTGTCGTGCTATACGCTCACCAATGGGCATACGGGCGCAACCCAGCATTTTATGACTATGAACATTTGGGTGGTGATTGCACCAATTTTGCATCACAGTGCGTTTTTGCCGGTAGCGGAGTGATGAACTTTACACCTACATTTGGCTGGTATTATATTGATTCCAATCAAAAGGCTCCTGCTTGGACCGGTGTTCCATATTTCTATAATTTCCTGACCAGACAGGGCCGTTCTGTAGGTCCTATGGGCAGAGACAGCACTATGGAAGAAATCCGGCCTGGTGATATTATCCAACTATCCTTTAGCGGAGAGGCATTTCAGCACTCGCCAGTGGTTGTGTCTGTTGGAGACCCTATTACACCGGAGAATATCTTAGTAGCAGCCCACAGCTATGACGCTGACAATCGTCCGCTAGCCACCTATGAATATCGAGATATTCGATTCATCCATATTGAAGGAACCATGCTGCCTTAA